A DNA window from Actinomadura luzonensis contains the following coding sequences:
- a CDS encoding histidine phosphatase family protein — protein MDEMLLLRHGETEWSKAGKHTGRTDLPLTEHGEEQARALAPLVKERDFGLVLVSPARRARCTADLAGLTGYEVDPDLWEWDYGGYEGITTPRIQETRPGWYLWRDGVIPGDAEHPGESAAEVAARADRVIERARAAEGRVALVAHGHFLRVLAARWLGLGPEEGRLLKLDTGTYSRLGYEHAVPVLLAWNAPV, from the coding sequence ATGGACGAGATGCTGCTGCTCCGGCACGGTGAGACCGAGTGGAGCAAGGCGGGCAAGCACACCGGGCGCACCGACCTGCCTTTGACGGAGCACGGCGAGGAGCAGGCGAGGGCGCTCGCGCCGCTGGTCAAGGAGCGGGACTTCGGCCTGGTGCTGGTCTCCCCCGCGCGGCGGGCGCGCTGCACCGCCGACCTGGCCGGGCTGACGGGCTACGAGGTGGACCCCGACCTGTGGGAGTGGGACTACGGCGGCTACGAGGGCATCACCACCCCGCGCATCCAGGAGACCCGCCCCGGCTGGTACCTGTGGCGCGACGGCGTGATCCCGGGCGACGCCGAGCACCCCGGCGAGAGCGCGGCCGAGGTGGCCGCCCGCGCCGACCGGGTGATCGAGCGGGCGCGGGCGGCGGAGGGCCGGGTGGCGCTGGTCGCGCACGGCCACTTCCTGCGCGTGCTCGCCGCCCGCTGGCTCGGGCTGGGCCCGGAGGAGGGCCGGCTGCTCAAGCTGGACACCGGCACGTACTCGCGGCTCGGCTACGAGCACGCCGTGCCGGTGCTGCTGGCCTGGAACGCGCCGGTGTGA
- a CDS encoding sigma factor: MSDGDLRARLAAGDLDALAGAYDEHGAHVYGVALTVTGSREHAEEVTQDVFVSLWEQPLSYDPRLGSLRGWLVGRALHESALRVKVGG; the protein is encoded by the coding sequence ATGAGCGACGGCGACCTGCGCGCCCGCCTGGCCGCCGGCGACCTCGACGCGCTGGCCGGCGCCTACGACGAGCACGGCGCGCACGTGTACGGCGTCGCGCTGACCGTCACCGGCAGCCGCGAGCACGCCGAGGAGGTCACCCAGGACGTGTTCGTCTCCCTCTGGGAGCAGCCGCTGTCCTACGACCCCCGGCTCGGCTCGCTGCGCGGCTGGCTGGTCGGCCGGGCCCTGCACGAGTCGGCGCTGCGCGTCAAGGTGGGCGGCTGA
- a CDS encoding cytochrome P450: MTLPLTGDFDVSADWHVANPYPFLARLRHESPVFWSEHLRACVLTRYADVRAAYGDPRRFSSLGSLTISRSLTAETREKLGEHGSFLSSFVANVDPPDHTRLRRSVSRAFTPRAVAAMEETFRRLNEDLLDRVAPRRAADFVADLGHEPSIKLTARFIGVPEEDEAFVQAHVKDWFQLFLSPQPPARQLDLAGSFLDYLAYVDRLVAARAADPRDDFTSLMTALIGDELTHREVVELISTILLGGNDTVPNQLGNSVLRLLREGAWPVPPPLAGNAAEECMRIDGASLGSFRYATEDVTLHGVTIPAGALVLLSTDSAGHDETVFPEPERFRIDRPNAADHLVFGYGIHFCVGAALGRLQLRTALEVLGRRLPGLRLVPGEPVTYRRSLVGRGLTALRVEW; this comes from the coding sequence ATGACGCTGCCCCTCACCGGCGACTTCGACGTCAGCGCGGACTGGCACGTCGCGAACCCGTACCCCTTCCTCGCCCGGCTGCGCCACGAGTCGCCGGTGTTCTGGAGCGAGCACCTGCGGGCCTGCGTGCTGACCCGCTACGCCGACGTGCGCGCCGCCTACGGCGACCCCCGCCGCTTCTCCTCCCTGGGCTCGCTCACCATCTCGCGCAGCCTGACCGCCGAGACCAGGGAGAAGCTGGGCGAGCACGGCTCGTTCCTGTCCAGCTTCGTCGCCAACGTGGACCCGCCCGACCACACCCGGCTGCGCCGCTCGGTGTCGCGGGCGTTCACGCCGCGCGCGGTCGCAGCCATGGAGGAGACCTTCCGCCGGCTCAACGAGGACCTGCTCGACCGGGTCGCCCCGCGCCGCGCGGCCGACTTCGTCGCCGACCTCGGGCACGAGCCGTCCATCAAGCTGACCGCCCGCTTCATCGGGGTGCCCGAGGAGGATGAGGCGTTCGTGCAGGCGCACGTCAAGGACTGGTTCCAGCTCTTCCTGTCGCCCCAGCCGCCGGCCCGCCAGCTCGACCTGGCCGGCAGCTTCCTCGACTACCTCGCGTACGTGGACCGGCTCGTCGCCGCCCGCGCCGCGGACCCCCGCGACGACTTCACCTCCCTCATGACCGCGCTCATCGGCGACGAGCTGACCCACCGCGAGGTCGTCGAGCTGATCTCCACGATCCTGCTCGGCGGCAACGACACCGTCCCCAACCAGCTCGGCAACAGCGTCCTGCGGCTGCTGCGCGAGGGCGCCTGGCCGGTGCCGCCCCCGCTCGCCGGCAACGCCGCCGAGGAGTGCATGCGCATCGACGGGGCCTCGCTCGGCTCGTTCCGGTACGCCACCGAGGACGTCACCCTGCACGGCGTCACCATCCCGGCCGGGGCGCTGGTGCTGCTGTCCACCGACTCCGCCGGGCACGACGAGACCGTCTTCCCCGAGCCCGAGCGTTTCCGCATCGACCGGCCCAACGCCGCCGACCACCTCGTGTTCGGCTACGGCATCCACTTCTGCGTGGGCGCGGCGCTCGGCCGGCTCCAGCTGCGGACCGCGCTGGAGGTGCTCGGCCGCCGGCTGCCGGGGCTGCGGCTGGTGCCGGGCGAGCCGGTGACGTACCGCAGGTCGCTGGTCGGGCGCGGGCTGACGGCGCTGCGGGTGGAGTGGTGA
- a CDS encoding SDR family NAD(P)-dependent oxidoreductase — protein MTAGRLAGRAGLVTGAGSGIGAACALRLAAEGARVGVLDVRGDAAEATAALVRQRGGDALALECDVSAEKQVAAAVGALVAAYGRVDVLHSNAAALGAEVYGRDRELAGLDVAVWDRTMEVNLRGAMLMVKHAVPAMPDGGSIVLTSSVSAFTGDEAHAAYGASKAALVGFARYVATMYGARGIRCNAVAPALVLTPAAERALSPAQLADKAAERLLPWPCTVEDVAHLVAFLACDESRCLTGQTLILDSGTLAHRPQHAIQRSRLLP, from the coding sequence GTGACGGCCGGGCGGCTCGCCGGGCGGGCCGGGCTGGTCACCGGGGCCGGGTCGGGGATCGGGGCCGCGTGCGCGCTGCGGCTGGCCGCGGAAGGGGCCCGCGTGGGCGTGCTCGACGTGCGCGGCGACGCCGCCGAGGCCACCGCCGCGCTGGTCAGGCAGCGGGGCGGGGACGCGCTCGCGCTGGAGTGCGACGTCTCGGCCGAGAAGCAGGTGGCGGCCGCCGTGGGGGCGCTGGTGGCCGCGTACGGGCGGGTGGACGTGCTGCACTCCAACGCCGCCGCGCTCGGCGCCGAGGTGTACGGGCGCGACCGGGAGCTGGCCGGCCTCGACGTCGCCGTCTGGGACCGGACCATGGAGGTCAACCTGCGGGGGGCCATGCTCATGGTCAAGCACGCGGTGCCCGCCATGCCGGACGGCGGGTCGATCGTGCTCACCTCGTCGGTGTCGGCCTTCACGGGGGACGAGGCGCACGCCGCGTACGGGGCCTCGAAGGCGGCCCTGGTCGGTTTCGCCCGGTACGTCGCGACCATGTACGGCGCGCGCGGCATCCGGTGCAACGCGGTCGCGCCGGCGCTCGTCCTGACCCCGGCCGCCGAGCGCGCGCTGTCGCCCGCCCAGCTCGCCGACAAGGCCGCCGAGCGGCTGCTGCCGTGGCCGTGCACGGTGGAGGACGTCGCCCACCTGGTCGCCTTCCTGGCCTGCGACGAGAGCCGCTGCCTGACCGGCCAGACCCTGATCCTCGACTCCGGCACCCTCGCGCACCGCCCCCAGCACGCCATTCAGCGCAGCCGCCTCCTCCCCTGA
- a CDS encoding ABC transporter substrate-binding protein, whose amino-acid sequence MRPVRTAFAGALLGTLVLAGCGQTGGTPATPSPAASSAPAPASSQAPAAAGFPVTIEAGNGQVTIAKKPERIVSLSATHTESLFAIGAGPQVVAVDDRSNFPPEAPRTDLSGFKPNVEAIVAKKPDLVVLSDDLDKVVAELGKVGVPVLLEPAAKTLDEAYEEIAELGAATGNKAKADEVVAGMRTAMDKLAAEAPKDKKLTYYHELDQTPYAATSQTFIGQVYALFGLTNIADKAPEAAGGYPKLSAEFVAQADPDLIFLADVKCCKQSKETLAERPGWAKLSAIADDRVVELDDDLASRWGPRIVQLAETVGAAVAKAGAS is encoded by the coding sequence GTGAGGCCCGTACGCACGGCCTTCGCGGGCGCGCTGCTGGGAACGCTGGTGCTGGCCGGATGCGGCCAGACCGGCGGCACCCCGGCCACCCCGTCCCCCGCCGCCAGCTCCGCCCCCGCCCCCGCCTCCTCCCAGGCTCCCGCCGCCGCCGGCTTCCCCGTCACCATCGAGGCGGGCAACGGCCAGGTCACCATCGCCAAGAAGCCCGAGCGCATCGTCTCGCTCTCGGCCACCCACACCGAGTCCCTGTTCGCCATCGGCGCCGGCCCGCAGGTCGTCGCCGTGGACGACCGCTCGAACTTCCCGCCCGAGGCCCCGCGCACCGACCTGTCCGGCTTCAAGCCGAACGTCGAGGCCATCGTCGCCAAGAAGCCCGACCTCGTCGTGCTCTCCGACGACCTGGACAAGGTCGTCGCCGAGCTGGGCAAGGTCGGCGTGCCGGTGCTGCTGGAGCCGGCCGCCAAGACCCTCGACGAGGCGTACGAGGAGATCGCCGAGCTGGGCGCGGCCACCGGCAACAAGGCCAAGGCCGACGAGGTCGTCGCCGGCATGAGGACGGCCATGGACAAGCTGGCCGCCGAGGCCCCGAAGGACAAGAAGCTCACCTACTACCACGAGCTCGACCAGACGCCGTACGCCGCCACGTCCCAGACGTTCATCGGCCAGGTGTACGCCCTGTTCGGCCTGACCAACATCGCCGACAAGGCGCCCGAAGCGGCGGGCGGCTACCCCAAGCTGTCGGCCGAGTTCGTCGCCCAGGCCGACCCCGACCTGATCTTCCTGGCCGACGTCAAGTGCTGCAAGCAGAGCAAGGAGACGCTGGCCGAGCGGCCCGGGTGGGCCAAGCTGTCGGCGATCGCCGATGACCGGGTGGTCGAGCTCGACGACGACCTCGCCTCCCGCTGGGGGCCGCGCATCGTGCAGCTCGCCGAGACCGTCGGCGCCGCCGTGGCCAAGGCCGGCGCGAGCTGA
- a CDS encoding zinc-binding dehydrogenase, protein MDVIRLHAYGPAANLRLETLPDPVPGPGEVRVAVRAAGVHFIETLLRQGRAVGPHPAPALPAVFGSEVAGVVEAVGEGVPAGLAGRRVVTGAASSGGYASRAVAPAGSLTELPGHVDDGVAVAMVTTGATTFGLLELAPVGPGDVVLAMAAAGGVGSLLVQYARRAGATVVGAAGGPAKAARAAELGAGLAVDYREAGWDKRVREAAGEVTVVFDGVGGELGRAAYGLLGRGGRHVVFGSAAGEWFFPDAGEAAAREVAVLDGIGHLLGRDGGTADLRARALEAAAEGWLTPLVQAFPLAAAAAAHAALESRDTMGKVVLVP, encoded by the coding sequence ATGGACGTGATCAGACTGCACGCGTACGGACCCGCCGCGAACCTCCGCCTGGAGACCCTGCCCGACCCCGTGCCCGGACCTGGCGAGGTGCGCGTCGCCGTGCGCGCGGCCGGGGTGCACTTCATCGAGACCCTGCTGCGCCAGGGGCGGGCGGTGGGGCCGCATCCCGCGCCCGCGCTGCCCGCCGTGTTCGGCTCCGAGGTGGCGGGCGTGGTGGAGGCGGTGGGCGAGGGCGTGCCCGCCGGGCTGGCGGGCCGCCGCGTGGTGACGGGCGCGGCGAGCTCCGGCGGCTACGCCTCGCGCGCCGTGGCCCCCGCCGGCTCGCTGACGGAGCTGCCCGGGCACGTGGACGACGGCGTGGCCGTGGCGATGGTCACCACCGGCGCGACCACGTTCGGCCTGCTGGAGCTGGCCCCCGTCGGGCCCGGTGACGTGGTGCTGGCCATGGCGGCGGCCGGCGGCGTCGGTTCGCTGCTCGTGCAGTACGCCCGCCGCGCCGGCGCGACCGTGGTCGGCGCGGCCGGCGGGCCCGCCAAAGCCGCGCGGGCCGCCGAGCTGGGGGCGGGCCTCGCCGTGGACTACCGGGAGGCGGGCTGGGACAAGCGGGTGCGCGAGGCGGCCGGCGAGGTCACCGTGGTCTTCGACGGGGTGGGCGGCGAGCTGGGGCGGGCCGCGTACGGGCTGCTCGGGCGGGGCGGGCGGCACGTGGTGTTCGGCTCGGCGGCGGGGGAGTGGTTCTTCCCCGACGCCGGGGAGGCGGCGGCGCGGGAGGTCGCCGTGCTCGACGGCATCGGCCACCTGCTGGGCCGCGACGGCGGCACGGCCGACCTGCGGGCCCGGGCCCTGGAGGCGGCGGCCGAGGGGTGGCTGACGCCGCTGGTGCAGGCGTTCCCGCTGGCCGCCGCGGCCGCCGCGCACGCGGCCCTGGAGAGCAGGGACACCATGGGCAAGGTCGTCCTGGTGCCGTGA
- a CDS encoding TIGR03621 family F420-dependent LLM class oxidoreductase has translation MRPFRFGAVLREADSGKAWAEKARWLEASGFGLLLVPDHLAGHRFAPFAALTAAACATERLRVGTLVLANDFRHPAVLAKEAATLDLLSGGRLEVGLGTGWMAADYAGAGLPLEPPGVRLERLAEAIAVLKGLWADGPCHFAGRHYRLDGLDQRPKPVQRPHPPLLLGGGGPRLLRLAAEQADVVNIGPRVRADGTGPEPGDGGRAAFLAKLRHVRAAAGDRYDRLELGTSVMQVGERKAEESWSAADTAALDGTPQVLLGTRRDLADTLRHWRDEHDVSCFVVHHERDLPAFAPVAEELATT, from the coding sequence ATGCGGCCGTTCAGGTTCGGGGCGGTGCTCCGCGAGGCGGACTCCGGCAAGGCGTGGGCCGAGAAGGCGCGATGGCTGGAGGCGTCCGGGTTCGGCCTGCTGCTGGTGCCCGACCACCTGGCCGGGCACCGCTTCGCGCCGTTCGCCGCCCTGACCGCCGCCGCCTGCGCCACCGAGCGGCTGCGCGTCGGCACGCTGGTCCTCGCCAACGACTTCCGCCACCCCGCCGTGCTGGCCAAGGAGGCGGCCACCCTGGACCTGCTGTCCGGCGGGCGGCTGGAGGTCGGGCTCGGCACCGGCTGGATGGCGGCCGACTACGCCGGGGCCGGGCTGCCGCTGGAGCCGCCCGGCGTGCGCCTGGAACGGCTGGCCGAGGCGATCGCCGTGCTCAAGGGGCTCTGGGCGGACGGCCCGTGCCACTTCGCCGGCCGGCACTACCGCCTCGACGGGCTGGACCAGCGGCCCAAGCCGGTGCAGCGCCCCCACCCGCCGCTGCTGCTCGGCGGCGGCGGCCCGCGCCTGCTGCGCCTCGCCGCCGAGCAGGCCGACGTGGTGAACATCGGCCCCAGGGTGCGTGCCGACGGCACCGGCCCCGAGCCCGGCGACGGCGGCCGGGCGGCGTTCCTCGCCAAGCTGCGCCACGTGCGAGCCGCCGCCGGCGACCGCTACGACCGCCTGGAGCTGGGCACGAGCGTCATGCAGGTGGGCGAGCGGAAGGCGGAGGAGAGCTGGAGCGCGGCCGACACCGCCGCCCTGGACGGCACGCCGCAGGTGCTGCTCGGCACCCGCCGCGACCTCGCCGACACCCTGCGCCACTGGCGGGACGAGCACGACGTCTCCTGCTTCGTCGTCCACCACGAGCGCGACCTGCCCGCCTTCGCCCCCGTCGCCGAGGAGCTGGCCACCACCTGA
- a CDS encoding Gfo/Idh/MocA family protein: MEPVAVGLVGAGPWARMAHAPMLAKGPHTRLAGVWARRPEAAAELGAPVYERVEELFEHCEAVAFCVPPAVQAELGVRAARAGKALLLEKPLADSLDGARRLADAVAEAGVASQMVLTLRYAVQTRTFLARCGEIRPFGGHAANISGALLGDHPFATPWRLERGALLDVGPHVIDLLDAALGRVRGVRAHGNPLGWVGLLLEHEGGAVSEASLCMAAVGDLPPATFAVYGRTGNAVLLPFDDDPLDAIAEEFARTVRDGGGHPLDAAHGLRLQRIVAEAEAQLSP, from the coding sequence ATGGAGCCGGTGGCGGTCGGCCTGGTGGGCGCGGGCCCCTGGGCGCGGATGGCGCACGCGCCGATGCTGGCCAAGGGCCCGCACACCCGCCTCGCGGGCGTCTGGGCCCGCCGGCCCGAGGCGGCCGCCGAGCTGGGCGCCCCGGTGTACGAACGCGTCGAGGAGCTGTTCGAGCACTGCGAGGCGGTGGCGTTCTGCGTGCCGCCCGCCGTCCAGGCCGAGCTGGGCGTCCGGGCCGCCCGCGCGGGCAAGGCGCTGCTGCTGGAGAAGCCGCTGGCCGACTCCCTCGACGGCGCCCGGCGGCTGGCCGACGCGGTGGCCGAGGCGGGCGTGGCCAGCCAGATGGTGCTCACCCTGCGCTACGCCGTCCAGACCAGGACGTTCCTGGCCAGGTGCGGCGAGATCCGGCCGTTCGGCGGCCACGCCGCGAACATCTCCGGCGCGCTCCTCGGCGACCACCCCTTCGCCACGCCCTGGCGGCTGGAGCGCGGCGCGCTGCTCGACGTCGGCCCGCACGTGATCGACCTGCTGGACGCCGCGCTCGGCCGGGTGCGCGGCGTGCGCGCCCACGGCAACCCGCTCGGCTGGGTCGGGCTGCTGCTGGAGCACGAGGGCGGCGCGGTGTCGGAGGCGTCGCTGTGCATGGCGGCCGTCGGCGACCTGCCGCCCGCCACCTTCGCCGTGTACGGCCGCACCGGCAACGCCGTCCTGCTGCCGTTCGACGACGACCCCCTCGACGCCATCGCCGAGGAGTTCGCGCGGACCGTCCGCGACGGCGGCGGCCACCCGCTCGACGCCGCCCACGGCCTGCGCCTGCAGCGGATCGTCGCCGAGGCGGAAGCGCAACTGTCACCTTGA
- a CDS encoding phosphotriesterase family protein, with the protein MPATVRGPVADLGATLMHEHVFGLSPEILWNWPDIPEGWDPEIRAREAAAKLDALQAEGVDTIVDLTVPGLGRYLPAVQRVAGLTGVNIVAATGYYTYDALPPYFANRGPGSLFGGPDRLAEFFVRDLTEGIGRTGVKAAMLKCASDHLGMTKGCERVFRAVAEAHLETGAPITTHSHSASRGGLDQQRLLTSLGVDPERVVIGHAGDSADLAYLEELLAGGSYLGMDRFGIDTIAPFEQRVAVVAELCARGHAGRLVLGHDSYCFNDRFDADVVRRRHPDYHLLHIPRDVLPELRKRGVTDDQIHQMLVVNPREILR; encoded by the coding sequence GTGCCCGCGACCGTGAGGGGACCGGTCGCCGACCTCGGGGCGACGCTCATGCACGAGCACGTCTTCGGCCTCAGCCCGGAGATCCTGTGGAACTGGCCGGACATCCCCGAAGGCTGGGACCCCGAGATCCGGGCGCGGGAGGCGGCGGCCAAGCTCGACGCGCTCCAGGCCGAGGGCGTGGACACCATCGTGGACCTCACCGTCCCCGGGCTCGGCCGGTACCTGCCCGCCGTGCAGCGGGTGGCCGGGCTGACCGGCGTCAACATCGTCGCCGCGACCGGCTACTACACCTACGACGCGCTGCCGCCGTACTTCGCCAACCGGGGGCCGGGCTCGTTGTTCGGCGGGCCGGACCGGCTGGCGGAGTTCTTCGTGCGCGACCTCACCGAGGGCATCGGCCGCACCGGCGTCAAGGCCGCCATGCTCAAGTGCGCCTCCGACCACCTCGGCATGACCAAGGGCTGCGAACGGGTGTTCCGGGCGGTCGCCGAGGCCCACCTGGAGACCGGCGCGCCCATCACCACCCACTCCCACAGCGCCTCCCGGGGCGGGCTGGACCAGCAGCGGCTGCTCACCTCGCTCGGGGTGGACCCGGAGCGGGTGGTGATCGGGCACGCGGGCGACTCGGCGGACCTCGCCTACCTGGAGGAGCTGCTGGCGGGCGGCTCCTACCTCGGCATGGACCGGTTCGGCATCGACACCATCGCGCCGTTCGAGCAGCGCGTCGCGGTGGTGGCCGAGCTGTGCGCGCGCGGGCACGCCGGGCGGCTGGTGCTGGGGCACGACTCGTACTGCTTCAACGACCGCTTCGACGCCGACGTCGTACGCCGCCGCCACCCGGACTACCACCTGCTGCACATCCCCCGCGACGTCCTGCCCGAGCTGCGCAAGCGGGGCGTCACGGACGACCAGATCCACCAGATGCTCGTCGTCAACCCGCGGGAGATCCTCCGATGA
- a CDS encoding maleylpyruvate isomerase family mycothiol-dependent enzyme: protein MTDAYLFDGQTADDHVAGCPHCSAAIALLRRPEPALAPPPTLREAVLSKARRRRTPAALGVATVTVPYAEQVALMDDLLGDLRGEQWDAPVPKHGTVAGLMAHLTANDAAIARFVGAPACAGTGPHRRWREQAGALLERVSAGSEVLLGVEVALAGVRPARAPLRQALVQRTFETWTHADDIRAATGRARAAPRAAHVHLIAEFGLALLPRALKGPRRDVSATVVLTGPGGGTWTIPLSRASDHVAVLVSADAVDFCRLVAGRWPPEAFPYAAEGDAALARELLHAASTLGCD from the coding sequence ATGACGGACGCGTACCTCTTCGACGGGCAGACCGCCGACGACCACGTCGCCGGATGCCCGCACTGCAGCGCGGCGATCGCGCTGCTGCGCCGGCCGGAGCCGGCGCTCGCGCCCCCGCCCACGCTGCGCGAGGCGGTGCTGTCCAAGGCGCGCCGCCGCCGCACCCCCGCCGCGCTCGGGGTGGCCACCGTCACGGTGCCCTACGCCGAGCAGGTGGCGCTCATGGACGACCTGCTCGGCGACCTGCGGGGCGAGCAGTGGGACGCGCCGGTGCCGAAGCACGGCACCGTCGCCGGCCTCATGGCGCACCTGACCGCCAACGACGCCGCGATCGCCCGCTTCGTCGGCGCCCCCGCCTGCGCCGGCACGGGCCCGCACCGGCGGTGGCGGGAGCAGGCCGGCGCGCTGCTCGAACGCGTCTCGGCCGGCAGCGAGGTGCTGCTCGGCGTCGAGGTGGCGCTGGCCGGCGTCCGGCCCGCCCGCGCGCCGCTGCGCCAGGCCCTCGTGCAGCGCACGTTCGAGACCTGGACGCACGCCGACGACATCAGGGCCGCCACCGGCCGCGCCAGGGCCGCGCCGCGCGCCGCGCACGTGCACCTGATCGCCGAGTTCGGGCTGGCGCTGCTGCCCCGCGCGCTCAAGGGGCCGCGCCGCGACGTCTCCGCGACCGTCGTGCTCACCGGCCCCGGCGGCGGCACCTGGACCATCCCGCTCTCGCGCGCCTCCGACCACGTGGCCGTGCTCGTCTCGGCCGACGCCGTCGACTTCTGCCGGCTGGTGGCCGGGCGGTGGCCGCCGGAGGCGTTCCCGTACGCGGCCGAGGGCGACGCCGCGCTCGCCCGCGAACTGCTGCACGCCGCCTCCACCCTCGGCTGCGACTGA
- a CDS encoding phytanoyl-CoA dioxygenase family protein, translating to MEIPVREATDDEAAFFHEHGWVRLGRLIDPDTAAELRERALGHLRGRERGKRSPVDEAFGQSRDVAADDERFAALALHPRMGRTAVRLLRGVRAVRVQVTNLLVKEAGEHGATEFHQDFPWMPMDRSAMLTVWLALADVPADMGSLRFYSGSHRFGLLGRSFTRPGDDQLSQHPWLKELELSPPLDLRAGDATAHHALTVHGAPANRHDRPRLSFTVTYFDADALYTGLPYGQTDGLGLRVNRPFEHERFPCPRP from the coding sequence ATGGAGATCCCCGTGCGCGAGGCCACCGACGACGAGGCGGCCTTCTTCCACGAGCACGGCTGGGTGCGGCTCGGCCGGCTCATCGACCCGGACACCGCCGCCGAGCTGCGCGAGCGCGCCCTCGGTCACCTGCGCGGCCGGGAACGCGGCAAGCGGAGCCCGGTCGACGAGGCGTTCGGCCAGTCCAGGGACGTCGCCGCGGACGACGAGCGCTTCGCCGCGCTGGCCCTGCACCCCCGGATGGGCCGCACCGCCGTCCGGCTGCTGCGCGGGGTGCGCGCGGTGCGCGTCCAGGTCACCAATCTGCTGGTGAAGGAGGCGGGCGAGCACGGCGCCACCGAGTTCCACCAGGACTTCCCCTGGATGCCGATGGACCGCTCGGCCATGCTCACCGTCTGGCTGGCGCTCGCCGACGTGCCCGCCGACATGGGGTCGCTGCGCTTCTACAGCGGCTCCCACCGCTTCGGCCTGCTCGGCCGCAGCTTCACCAGGCCCGGCGACGACCAGCTCAGCCAGCACCCCTGGCTGAAGGAGCTGGAGCTGTCGCCGCCGCTCGACCTCAGGGCCGGCGACGCGACCGCGCACCACGCGCTCACCGTGCACGGCGCGCCCGCCAACCGGCACGACCGGCCGCGGCTGTCGTTCACCGTCACCTACTTCGACGCCGACGCCCTCTACACCGGCCTGCCGTACGGGCAGACCGACGGGCTCGGGCTGCGGGTCAACCGGCCCTTCGAGCACGAGAGGTTCCCGTGCCCGCGACCGTGA